The Oncorhynchus tshawytscha isolate Ot180627B linkage group LG08, Otsh_v2.0, whole genome shotgun sequence genome window below encodes:
- the LOC112238907 gene encoding G-protein coupled receptor 151-like, whose translation MDKLPRVNLTAANSSTVDRLHPSFIEHGSYQHLCVLVPVILGVICVLGLASTLTAMGILISNAHRGKLSLINALILNLMFADGLVLAFALPFRAAAFSKPSWTLGWTVCKTCDWFLQSCMAAKSFTLAVLAKACYRYVSNPTKQVSIRLRSILLVMWFLWLPACSAPIPTWLFSSLQRETRGLVCVQVVPPEAQDFMSVYVKAYPLGVFCAPLSFALLYFWRVYGQCQRRCSKTQNLRTQIRSRKLTLMLFSLTVAMTTLWLPQWVVWVWERHAAEREAQGPGEGGPFVVFSPPLLLSLSALLLTFFLSLVNPLIVLSLSEEFREGYRGLWRRLTLRKHTLSNPKPGPHAPTAPQSPCPRPETSGQPRGGDGGLGSIPCQGTTVDPQPQMEQGGVGEAEDEAEGESPRDGIVLLDVEQFWHERETGSMTEENDPIPWEHQEGAPTEGRK comes from the coding sequence ATGGATAAACTGCCAAGGGTGAACCTAACGGCTGCTAACAGCTCTACTGTGGACCGGCTTCATCCTTCCTTCATCGAGCATGGTTCCTACCAGCACCTGTGTGTCCTCGTGCCTGTCATCCTGGGGGTGATCTGTGTCCTTGGGCTGGCCAGTACCCTCACAGCCATGGGCATCCTGATCTCCAACGCCCACCGTGGGAAACTATCCCTTATCAACGCTCTCATCCTCAACCTGATGTTTGCCGACGGCCTTGTACTGGCATTCGCCCTCCCGTTCCGCGCTGCTGCCTTTTCCAAACCCAGTTGGACGCTTGGTTGGACAGTGTGCAAGACCTGTGATTGGTTCCTGCAGAGCTGCATGGCTGCGAAGAGTTTTACCCTAGCGGTGTTGGCTAAGGCTTGTTACCGTTACGTCTCTAACCCGACTAAACAGGTCAGCATCCGTCTACGCTCCATCCTACTGGTGATGTGGTTCctctggctgcctgcctgctccGCTCCCATCCCTACCTGGCTGTTCTcttcactgcagagagagacccgGGGGCTGGTGTGTGTGCAGGTGGTTCCCCCCGAAGCGCAGGACTTCATGTCGGTCTACGTCAAGGCGTACCCCCTGGGTGTGTTCTGCGCCCCTTTGAGTTTTGCCCTGCTGTATTTCTGGCGGGTGTATGGGCAGTGCCAGCGGCGCTGTAGTAAGACCCAGAACCTCCGAACGCAGATCAGATCCAGGAAGCTCACTCTGATGCTATTCAGTCTGACGGTAGCCATGACAACACTGTGGCTGCCGCAGTGGGTGGTCTGGGTGTGGGAGCGGCACGCCGCGGAGCGAGAGGCACAGGGACCGGGAGAGGGAGGACCCTTTGtcgtcttctctccccctctcctcctctccctctccgcccTGCTCCtcaccttctttctctccctggtGAACCCCCtcattgtcctctctctgtcagaggaGTTCAGAGAGGGTTACAGAGGTCTGTGGAGGCGCCTTACTCTTCGTAAACACACCCTGTCCAACCCCAAACCTGGCCCCCATGCACCCACTGCCCCCCAGTCCCCCTGCCCGCGACCAGAGACCTCAGGCCAGCCGAGGGGAGGAGACGGAGGCCTAGGCTCCATCCCTTGCCAGGGGACGACAGTTGATCCTCAACCCCAGATGGAGCAGGGCGGAGTGGGAGAGGCGGAGgatgaggcagagggagagagccctCGGGATGGGATCGTGCTGCTAGACGTGGAGCAGTTTtggcatgagagagagacaggctccaTGACAGAAGAGAATGATCCCATACCCTGGGAGCACCAGGAGGGAGCACCAACCGAAGGGAGGAAGTGA